The Noviherbaspirillum saxi genome includes a window with the following:
- the gpmA gene encoding 2,3-diphosphoglycerate-dependent phosphoglycerate mutase produces MYKIVLMRHGESTWNLENRFTGWTDVDLTEKGINEAREAGRILREAGFSFDLAYTSVLKRAIRTLWLTLDEMDLMWLPVENDWRLNERHYGALQGLNKAETAAKYGDEQVLVWRRSYDTPPNPLEPNDSRTSYNDPRYAGLSKEQIPLTECLKDTVARVMPAWDDSIAPAIRAGKNIIISAHGNSLRALIKSLDGISDQDIVGLNIPNGQPLVYELDADLKPIKSYYLGDQAAIEAAMKAVASQGKSR; encoded by the coding sequence ATGTACAAAATCGTTTTGATGCGCCACGGCGAATCCACGTGGAACCTGGAAAACCGCTTTACCGGCTGGACCGATGTCGACCTGACTGAAAAAGGCATCAATGAAGCACGCGAGGCCGGCAGGATCCTGCGCGAAGCCGGCTTCAGCTTCGACCTCGCCTATACCTCGGTGCTCAAGCGCGCCATCCGCACGCTGTGGCTGACGCTGGATGAAATGGACCTGATGTGGCTGCCGGTCGAGAACGACTGGCGTCTGAACGAGCGCCACTACGGCGCGCTGCAAGGCTTGAACAAGGCGGAAACCGCCGCCAAGTACGGCGACGAGCAGGTGCTGGTATGGCGCCGCAGCTATGACACGCCACCCAATCCGCTGGAGCCGAACGATTCCCGCACATCGTATAACGATCCGCGCTATGCCGGCCTGTCGAAGGAACAGATTCCGCTGACAGAATGCCTGAAAGACACCGTTGCCCGCGTCATGCCGGCCTGGGACGATTCGATCGCGCCCGCCATCCGCGCAGGCAAAAATATCATCATTTCCGCCCACGGCAACAGCTTGCGCGCCTTGATCAAAAGCCTGGACGGCATCAGCGACCAGGACATCGTCGGCCTCAACATTCCCAATGGCCAGCCGCTGGTATATGAACTGGACGCCGACCTGAAGCCGATCAAGAGCTACTACCTGGGCGACCAGGCAGCAATCGAAGCGGCCATGAAGGCGGTCGCCAGCCAGGGCAAGTCCAGGTAA